The Pelotomaculum isophthalicicum JI genomic sequence CGCTTAGGGGAGAAAATGTTGTACTGGCAACTGGTACAGCCTCCGGGAAGACCATTAGTTTTGCCCTGCCTGTATTTAATGAATTACTGACCGAGCAAAATAGCCGTGCTTTATTTTTTTACCCTACAAAAGCCCTGGCCGGTGATCAATTAAAGGCATTGCAAGATATGGCTGCCAGCTTCGGTCTGGGTGATAAGATTTACCGCTTTGATGGCGATGTAGATACGGAAGGACGAAAAAAAGCCTTGCAGAAAGGGCGAATATTGCTTTGTACCCCGGATGTATTACATACTACCATGTTAAAACGAAATAATGAGAGAGAATACAGTACTTTTTTCCAAAATCTTAAATATGTAATTTTGGATGAGTGCCATATTTACAGCGGAGCGTTCGGCAGTAATATGGCTTTTGTTATGAGAAGACTGAGGCAAGTATGCCGGAGAAAAGGATCTGAATACCAAATCCTTGCTGCCAGCGCCACGTCCCGCGACCCGGGAAGGCATATGGAATTGTTGACATCGCTTAAATTTACGGTTATAGACGAAAAAGAAAACGGTACGCCATCGGTTGGCAGGCGCTTTATATTTACCGGTATTGCTGATGATAGTGAGGTCGGAAAGGCCGGTGATTTAAACCATCTAATAGCGACACTAACGGAAGGAAATTTAAGATTTATTGCTTTCTGTTATTCTCGCCGGTTAACTGAGCAATACTATAACGAACTTACTCTAGCATACCCTGCTTTGCAGAGCAAGGTAATGCCTTACCGCTCCGGCTACGAAGTGGAGGACCGCCAAAAAATTGAGAATACGCTGCGGGATGGAAAGCTTTGCGGCGTTATATCTACATCAGCCCTGGAGCTGGGGGTGGATTTGCCCAATATGGAATATTGTCTACTGATTGGTTTACCGTCAACTGCTATGAGTTTCTGGCAAAGGGTCGGCCGGGTTGGACGGAGTTCAGGTAGCCAGGGAAAGGTATTAATTTTCCCTTCTGATAACTCAATCGATGATTATTATCGCAGCCATCCAGGTAAGTTATATGAACGCCCACTCGAAGAATTAGCCCTACATTTAGATAATAGACAGCTAATTTTATCACATTATTCCTGTGCAAGGGTGGAAAGTGGAAATTTTGATAATCCAGAGCTTGCTGCCGATATTTTTGGTCAAGATTTTGTCGAACTGGAAGAAAAGATAAATAATATTGACATCGTTGATGATATTTTAACCAGTAATGATCCCCATAACCTCTTTGGAATTAGAGGTATTGATGACCCGACCTATGAAATATTTACCACCGGTGGTGATAAGCGTCTTGGCACGATCACTTGGTCTCAGATATTGAGAGAGGCTTACCCACAGGCTGTCTACAGACATATGGGTGAAGCATACCGGGTAGATAGAATTTTAAACAGAGATTATATAATTAAGGTCAAGAGAGAAAAAAAGTCAGCCGGCACATCACCGGCCGGCTATGTTACGGTAAAAGAAAAAGCTTTGGGTGGAACAATTTTTCGAAAAGCTGTTTGGCCTGAAATGTTAGAAATGTACCACAGTACAGTAGCTGTAATAACCCGTACTACGGGCTATAAAGAAAGGATCAATAATAAATGGGTCCAAACAAAATACCCAAGCCCCTTACAAAGACGAGTTATAACAGAAGGAGTATGGCTTAAGTTTTTACCACGGTTTGGAGAATGCAGGCGTAATGGTTTAAACGCCTTCGCCCATGCCGTATCTAATTTATATACAATCCATAATTCTTGTGACAGTGCAGATATTGCCACCCACGCAGTAATTAAAAAATTGGATAATTATGCGGTTATATACTTTTTTGATATTACTTCAGGGGGCTTGGGTATTTCCGCTGGTCTATTTGACGTTTTTTTAGATCTGCTCCAACCGGTAGAAGAAAGATTGCTTAAATGTGACCATTGTGATCCTGAAAGCTTCGACCGGGGCTGCCCGGCTTGCATTCAGGTGCCTAGGTGGTTTGAAGACAATGAACATCTAAGTAAAGAAGAGGCGTTATCTATTTTGTACAGGATCAAAGACCTTTGTAAGCAAACCAGCCCTCAGATAAGCATCTCTTCATCTTACCAACACCGTAGTATGGGAGGTTTTACCTCAATCAGTGACCTTGCCGATGAAATGTCAGCCGATGATATGATTGAGAGATATGGCCGGATTCTATTCCAACCTGGTGCGATAGTTGCCATGCGTTCAGGCGCTGAGGGCACGGTAGTTAAGTATTTCGAAGATGGAGGGGATATTTTTTACCATTTGGAAATGGAAAACGGAAAAGTATTAAGGGTTAAGGATATGGGGCTACGTTTAATAAAGGGTGATCAAAGATATTTATGCATTAATTGTGGGAATGAGGATGTAAACAGAGATTTATTGTGTCCACAATGCGGTGTTGAATTATTTTAAACCTTTTACACTGCGTTGATACTAACTTGACCCGTCGTGCGAGTTCCTAACCTAGAGTGGTGTAAGGGTGGGGATGTTGACGATATTATGACCACCCGAGATAAATGCACTATGCGTAACGGTTGCCGGTTGCCGTCAAAACCCATAAGAGGTGTTATACCCCGCGATAACAGACCAGCCGGGCCGCTCCAGATGCGTAACTGCGTTACAGGCTTAAAAGCTACGCGCAGCTGTGCACTCGTACCGGTATGTAGATTTATTTGTCTGAAAACGGACTATCTCGTTGTCAAAGAAAAAGAAGCAGTTGACCGGCTAGCGCCCGTCCGGGCCACTCCTATGCCGGGCTCTGTGGGTCAATTAAGTCTGCGGGCTTGCCGGCTCTGCCGGGGTC encodes the following:
- a CDS encoding DEAD/DEAH box helicase, which encodes MTGHRMEVSESIEMLLRQSGFSIEHEHIQAPRDGRYLNCPELHPKILAYVQSKFQGKLYLHQALGIDAALRGENVVLATGTASGKTISFALPVFNELLTEQNSRALFFYPTKALAGDQLKALQDMAASFGLGDKIYRFDGDVDTEGRKKALQKGRILLCTPDVLHTTMLKRNNEREYSTFFQNLKYVILDECHIYSGAFGSNMAFVMRRLRQVCRRKGSEYQILAASATSRDPGRHMELLTSLKFTVIDEKENGTPSVGRRFIFTGIADDSEVGKAGDLNHLIATLTEGNLRFIAFCYSRRLTEQYYNELTLAYPALQSKVMPYRSGYEVEDRQKIENTLRDGKLCGVISTSALELGVDLPNMEYCLLIGLPSTAMSFWQRVGRVGRSSGSQGKVLIFPSDNSIDDYYRSHPGKLYERPLEELALHLDNRQLILSHYSCARVESGNFDNPELAADIFGQDFVELEEKINNIDIVDDILTSNDPHNLFGIRGIDDPTYEIFTTGGDKRLGTITWSQILREAYPQAVYRHMGEAYRVDRILNRDYIIKVKREKKSAGTSPAGYVTVKEKALGGTIFRKAVWPEMLEMYHSTVAVITRTTGYKERINNKWVQTKYPSPLQRRVITEGVWLKFLPRFGECRRNGLNAFAHAVSNLYTIHNSCDSADIATHAVIKKLDNYAVIYFFDITSGGLGISAGLFDVFLDLLQPVEERLLKCDHCDPESFDRGCPACIQVPRWFEDNEHLSKEEALSILYRIKDLCKQTSPQISISSSYQHRSMGGFTSISDLADEMSADDMIERYGRILFQPGAIVAMRSGAEGTVVKYFEDGGDIFYHLEMENGKVLRVKDMGLRLIKGDQRYLCINCGNEDVNRDLLCPQCGVELF